Proteins from a genomic interval of Aspergillus flavus chromosome 7, complete sequence:
- a CDS encoding C2H2 transcription factor, whose protein sequence is MMDPRSHPSRPPSTSLPQGSTPLPTTISSMPMPQYTMQAQYPVSQPHTLPPLQPHHSQSPAPHSYMSQPPYRPDLSRYPTSTHDVYASSTAPIMPHTTVGSLPPSSFLSHPNPQAQPQPSQYPPPHSVLPPASSAQTYPQPIAPAPPRDRRPDFSGMPSGAFSYSDGKGSPWMNPDPVAGANGASPYGAKEPPRTQVVGSQGRRGILPSVPGRATPVTNGVNGTAKNTTIPAKDADGKFPCPHCNKTYLHAKHLKRHLLRHTGDRPYMCVLCKDTFSRSDILKRHFQKCSLRRGNPTGATHLSHPQAHLKRSQAANPAKPVQDEVSSTVPPANALPGTAYGEGAVNGNGLASGRPGFTDQQPLGYPMSSVNGMNRGQPDDAFPAGQPHQRGPWLAAPKQNPYLAQPGTDVSQQLSVDRPSYEQVKPPVVQDPKRPVMPGPTPNHTGEIDWTSMFQPGANDGYINPVFPQSMASGQEPIHAHVDTERKFYPTTTGGPQEGGMNGLYLASTTLAGDGTVQPARQ, encoded by the exons ATGATGGATCCCAGATCTCATCCGTCACGGCCCCCATCCACCAGCTTACCCCAAGGCTCCACGCCTCTCCCGACTACTATCTCGAGTATGCCAATGCCTCAGTACACCATGCAGGCTCAGTACCCTGTGTCCCAGCCTCATACTCTCCCCCCGCTGCAGCCTCATCACAGCCAATCTCCTGCCCCTCATTCCTACATGAGCCAGCCGCCGTACAGGCCGGATCTGTCGAGGTATCCCACTTCTACTCACGATGTATACGCGTCGTCTACCGCTCCTATCATGCCTCACACCACCGTGGGTAGCCTGCCTCCATCTTCGTTCCTCTCCCACCCCAATCCGCAGGCGCAGCCCCAGCCTTCGCAATATCCTCCACCTCACAGCGTGCTGCCTCCGGCTTCTAGCGCGCAGACATATCCGCAGCCGATCGCGCCGGCACCCCCGCGGGACCGCCGGCCGGACTTTTCTGGCATGCCTTCCGGTGCTTTCAGCTACTCAGATGGCAAGGGCTCACCTTGGATGAATCCGGATCCCGTTGCGGGCGCAAATGGTGCCTCGCCCTACGGTGCAAAGGAGCCTCCTCGCACTCAGGTGGTTGGCTCTCAAGGCCGACGCGGAATCCTCCCGAGCGTTCCGGGACGCGCCACGCCAGTCACCAACGGTGTCAATGGCACGGCGAAGAACACCACAATTCCGGCCAAGGATGCCGATGGAAAATTCCCTTGCCCGCACTGCAACAAGACCTATCTCCACGCCAAACATCTGAAGCGCCATCTGCTCAGAC ATACCGGTGACCGCCCATACATGTGTGTTCTGTGCAAGGATACTTTCTCCCGTAGTGATATTCTGAAGCGCCACTTCCAGAAGTGTTCGTTACGACGCGGCAACCCGACGGGAGCGACTCACTTGTCGCATCCCCAGGCACATTTGAAGAGGTCTCAAGCTGCGAATCCTGCTAAACCGGTTCAGGATGAAGTCAGTAGTACCGTCCCTCCCGCCAATGCCCTTCCGGGTACGGCTTACGGCGAGGGGGCCGTGAACGGTAACGGGCTGGCTTCAGGCCGACCTGGGTTCACGGATCAGCAGCCTCTGGGCTATCCGATGTCGTCGGTCAATGGGATGAACCGTGGTCAACCGGACGATGCGTTCCCCGCTGGTCAGCCACATCAGAGAGGCCCCTGGCTGGCGGCTCCCAAGCAGAACCCGTATCTGGCGCAACCTGGCACTGATGTATCTCAGCAGCTGAGTGTTGACCGTCCTTCCTATGAACAGGTAAAGCCCCCGGTGGTGCAAGACCCTAAGCGCCCAGTAATGCCTGGGCCCACTCCCAATCACACTGGCGAAATTGACTGGACTTCGATGTTTCAGCCCGGAGCGAATGATGGTTACATCAACCCCGTTTTCCCCCAATCCATGGCGTCTGGCCAGGAGCCGATCCATGCTCACGTCGATACCGAACGGAAATTCTATCCTACCACAACCGGTGGTCCCCAGGAAGGTGGCATGAATGGTCTTTACTTGGCTTCGACCACTTTGGCCGGTGATG GTACCGTCCAGCCCGCGAGGCAATAG